One Arachis hypogaea cultivar Tifrunner chromosome 2, arahy.Tifrunner.gnm2.J5K5, whole genome shotgun sequence genomic window, acaatttaagtttggtgttgtgatgagcggataatttgtacgctttttggcattgtttttagtatgtttttagtatgttttagttagttttttgtatatttttattagtttttagttaaaattcacttttctggactttactatgagtttgtgtgtttttctgtgatttcaggtattttctggctgaaattgagggacttgagcaaaaatctgattcagagactaaaaaggactgcagatgttgttggattctgacctccctgcattcgaagtagattttctggagctacagaagcccaattggcgcgctctcaacatcgttggaaagtagacatcctgggctttccagcaatatatgatagttcatactttgcccaagatttgatggcccaaactggcgttcaaagtcaccatcagaattcccagcgttaaacgccggaactggcacaagaatgggagttaaacgcccaaactggcataaaagctggcgtttaactccaagagaagtctctacacgaaaatgcttcaatgctcagcccaagcacacaccaagtgggcccggaagtggatttttatgtcatctttgtaaaccttaggctactagttctctataaataggaccttttactattgtattatcatcttggtagctatcttcgagttttatgctatcttagatcatggggctggcctcacgaccatgcctagaccttgttcttatgtattttcaacggtggagtttctacacaccatagattaaggtgtggagctctgctgtacctcgagtattaatgcaattactattgttcttctattcaattccgcttgttcttgttctaagatatcacttgttcttcaacttgatgaatgtgatgatccgtgacactcatcatcattctcacctatgaacgtgtgactgtcaatcacctccgttctaccttagattgggtggatatctcttggattctttaactgaaatcttcgtggtataagctaggattgatgactgcattcaagagaatccggaaggtctaaaccttgtctgtggtattctgagtaggattcaatgattgaatgactgtgacgagcttcaaattcctgaaggctgggcgttagtgacagacgcaaaagaatcattggattctattccaacctgattgagaaccgacagatgaatagccgtgccgtgacacggtgtgttgaacattttcactgagaggatgggaggtagccactgacaacggtgaaaccctacatacagcttgccatggaaaggagtaagaaggattggatgaagacagtaggaaagcagagagacggaagggacaaagcatcttcatatgcttatctgaaattcccaccaatgaattacataagtatctctatctttatctttatgttttattcatcattcataaccatttgagtttgcctgactatgatttacaaggtgaccatagcttgattcataccaacaatctctgtgggatcgacccttactcgcgtaaggtttattacttggacgacccagtacacttgctggttagttgtgcgaagttgtgtctatgacatggtattgaacaccaagtttttggattcatcaccggggattatttgagttgtgaaaagaagagatcacaatttcgtgcaccagagactcatgctgccaaaaggtacaaatttcagatctaaaaatgtcatgagatacaaaataaatctctaaaagttgtttaaatactaaactagtaacctaggtttacaaaaaaacagtaaactaagatggatagtgcagaaatccacttctggagcccacttggtgtgtgctggggctgagacttaagcttctcacgtgcctgggctatttctggagttaaacgccaggttgtaacctgtttctggtgttgaactttaacttgcaacctgtttctggcgctgaacgccagactgcaacatggaactggcgttgaacgccagtttacgtcatctatattcgcgcaaagtatgaactattatatatttctagaaatccctggatgtctactttccaacccaattgagagcgcgccaattggactctggTAGCtccaaaaatccattccgagtgcagagaggtcagaatccaacagcatcagtagtcctttttcagcctaaatcagatttttgctcagcttcttcaatttcagccaaaaaatacctgaaaccacagaaaaacacacaaactcatagtaaagtctagaaatatgaattttgcctaaaaactaataaaaatctattaaaaactaactaaaacatactaaaatctacatgaaattacccccaaaaagcgtataaaatatccgctcatcagttggcgGCCTATGCACTCTCACCTggcgaaagagaaagagagagagcccAAGAAGAAAGAGGAGATCGGTGTAGAGAAGCCGAGGAGATATCACTCCTATACTCCTCTGAAAGTTTCCCTAGTCGACGTGTATAGGGAAATTTGCCATACCAAAAGGCTTCCACCCCTAGGCCTATCAAGAACAAAAAGGGGGAGTCGTGGCGACTACTGTGAATACCATAAGATGTATGGCCATCCTACAAATGACTGTTACAACCTCAAAAATGTGATacaaaagctggccagagaaggttaGCTCGACaggtatctcatagaaaggtcggataGTCATGGGAAAAAGAAGCGAGATGACAGTGatcgaagagacccaccaccacaaaccccaGAGAGACACATACACATGATCTCAGGGGGACTTGGAGGAGGAGGGCTTACCAAGTTATCTCGCAAGAGACATCTAAAGCGGGTCTACCAAGTCGGGAGCGAGACTCCCGATCTCCCAACCATCTCATTTACCAAAGAGGATGGGCAAGGGATCATTCCCAGGCATGACGATCcgatggtgataaccatgatcctgGAAAATGCCCACCTCCATAGAACCTTGGTGGATAAAGGGAGCTCAACTGATATCCTCTTCAAGCCAGCAttcgacaaactagggttggatgaaaGGGAGCTAAAAGTTTACCCGGATACCCTGTATGGACTAGGAGACAtgccaataaagccactaggattcATCCCCCTCCACACGACCTTTGGAAAGAGGGAAAATTCCAAAACTCTAAGCATCGACTTTATAGTCGTCGATGTTGGATCGGCGTATAATGCCTTAATTGGTAGGACCACCCTAAATCGGCTCGGGGCAGTGGTGTCAACCCTTCAcatttgcatgaaattcccaacacctAAGGGAATAGCGACGGTGCGAGGAGaccagaaattggcaagaaagtgctacaatgaaagcttgaACCTCCGAGGAAAGGGCAAGAAAGTTCACACCATAGAGCTCGAGGGGTAAAAGCTAAAGAAGAGCTGCGGCCGCAACCGGGGAAAAAACTGAAGAGGTTCAAATCGGAGAAGAGGAAGGgaaaaataccaacataggagccagTCTAGATGGAGATTTAAAACAGAGGCTGATAAAGCTCCTACgagataattccgacctcttcgcctggaaagcttccgacatgccagggatagaccctCAACTCATGTCTCACAAGCTTTCAGTACACCCCGGATCACGACCCGTACAGCAGCCCATGCGTAAGCTCAGACCAGAACGAGCTCAAGTGGTGGAGGAGCAAGTACAAACCCTCTTAGAGGCTGACTTCATCAGAGAGGTCAAGTATCCAGCATGGCTGACATATGTAGTGCTGGTCAAAAAGcaaaacggcaagtggaggatgtgcgtcgattacactgaCCTGAACAAGgcatgccccaaagacccatatccacttccCAGTATCGATACTCTAGTAGACGCGAGCTCAGGgcatcaatacttgtcgtttatggatgcctactcgggatacaatcaaatctcgATGTATAAACCAGATGAAGAAAAAATCTCATTTATCACACCCAGAGTGAACTACTGCTATATGGTCATGCCTGTTGGATTGAAAAATGCTGGGGCCAaataccaaaggttgatgaataaggtgttcacGCCCCACCTCGAAAACTTAGTGaaggtctacgtggatgacatgctagtaaaaaccaaggagAAAACCGACCTCTTGACAGATCTCTCGCAAGTTTTCAACACCGTAAGGTTACAAGGGATGAAACTAAATTCCACAAAATGTACCTTCCCGGTGGAGGCTGGAAAATTTCTAgggttcatgctaacacaaaggggGATCGAAGAAATCCCGACAAGTGCAAAGCTATTcaagaaatgaaaagcccgacttgcctGAAAGAGGTTCAACAATTGAACGACCGACTTGCTGCCCTTTCCAGGTTtctggcaggatcagcactaagatcccttccactattctctctactaagaaaaggatgctaGTTCaaatggactccggaatgtgaataagcattccaggagttcaaaaggtttttgAGCCAACCTCCAATTCTGACTCGACCCATAGTCGGGGAAGAACTCGTCCTGTATCTGTCAGTAGCAGACAAAGAtgtagcatcagctctaataTGGGAAGATGAGGTCGGGCAGCATCTTGTGTACTTCACCAGTAAAtttctacaaggccctgaactaaagtatcaaaaacttgaaaagtttgcatactccttagtagtagcctcacgaCGGCTATGACCTTATTTTCAAGCACACACAATAAAGGTACGaacgaaccagcccatgaagcagATCCTTCAGAAGACGAACATTACGGGCATAATGGTTCAATGGgtaatagagctctccgagtttgacCTAAAGTATGAAACTTGGACGGCTATAAAAGTCCAATGCCTCACCAACTTCATAGCAGAATACGCATGAGATCAAGAGGAAAAATCCACTACATAGGAGTCATATGTAGATGGATCTTCCAACAAGGTTGGAAGCGGTACAGGCATAATACTGGTCAGCGAAGGGGGAATGCAAATAGAAGTCTCCCTCAAGTTCGAGTTCCCAGCTtccaacaatcaggcagaatatgaagccttgattgtaGGGTTAAAACTGGCAGAAGAAGTTGGTGCAACCAAAGTAATGATATTCAGCGACTCTCAGGTGGTGACTTCCCAAATAAACAGAGAGTATCAGGCTAAAGATcccaatatgaaaaggtacttagAAAAAACCTTGGAGCATCTTAGGTGCTTTGAAGAGGCCGAGATCAAGCATATAACTCGGGACCTCAACAgcagggcagacgccctctccaagcttgcaagtaccaaaccaggagggaacaacagaagcctaatccaagaaactctcctaGAACCCTCTATGGTCAAAATACAGGCTGTTCAAGATGTCCTTGAAGTCACCGAGGATGAAGCCCTTAGTCGAATGCCTAAAATTCGACATACTCTCCAAAGAGAAAAGAGGCCAAAAAGATCCGGAAGGAAGCACAAAACTACACcctggtgaaaaatatcctctataaaaggGGAATATCAACACCACTACtaaagtgcgtcccgacctcaaggACAATCGAGGTGCTAAAGGAGGTTCACAATAGAATCTGCGGGAACCATCTTGGGGCTAGGTCATTAGCCAGAAAAATAATCTGAGTTGGGTTCTACTGGATGACCTTGCAAAAAGAttccacagaatttgtgaagaaGTGCCAACcgtgccaaatgcatgcaaacttccatgtacctccccccgaggagctcattagtataacttcccCATATCCTTTCGCAAAATGGGGGTTGGAATTGCTAGAACCATTCCTCCAACCGCTGGGACAAGTAAAATATCTAATAGTGAGAGtggattatttcacaaagtggatagaagcagaaccattggccaccatcaccgctaAGAAAAGTCGAAGGTTCCTCTACAGAAATATTATCACCAGGTATGGAGTACCTCACTCCATCACTACCgataatggcactcagttcaccgacACAACCTTCAAAAACCTGGTAGCCAGCATGAAGATCAAACATCAGTTTACATCGGTAgaacatccacaagcaaatggacaagccgaagcagcaaacaaggtcatactggcagggttgaagaaaaggttgcaggacgcaaagggagtctgggccgaagagctctgataaaccattattttatgatttatattgtgtttaactgagtggttttatcaagtctttacccacttattcatatgattagcatgtatttacaattccttcccaaaattgttccatggttgaaaacctacttcctagagatctttttattatgtattttgattctcctttataccgttcgatgccgtgatccgtgtgttaagtatttcaggcttcatagggcaggaatgacttagagaatggagaggaagctgcaaaaagggaaggagcacaagaaataaaggagacaaccagcgaacagcgacgcgcacgcatggctatTGCGTGCACACgatttggacaaaatcacagcgacgcgtacgcgtggattgaagttcgcGCAAATGACGcaagcgcgtgcctgacgcgcacatgtggagaggaaaatcgtcaaacgacgcatacgcatgaccgacgcgtacgcgtgacatgcacgatTTGTAGAAAATTCAGGAAACACTGGAGACGATTTTGGgctgcgttttgacccagttttcggcccagaaatacagaataaagccaggaaacatgcagagactcaattcATACTGAGCATAAgctgataattcataattttaggattagatgtagtttttagagagagatgctctctcttctctcttaggatttaggattaggattaggatttaggatttctattaggattaggctaTGATTTCTTTATTCCAGGTTCAGTGTTCCTTTACtttggtttctcttctatttttatttattctattacttgatttatgaattctcatgtttaatttgattttctatttattgcaatttgaggtatttcatatttatgattttaatttagttgTTGATACTCTTagatttggttgagtaattagtaacacttaagttatcaaactcagccgttgattgaaattggaattctttgctgattaatttgtactccaataactctagtctttccatatgagttgactaggacttgaggatcaaattaattagtccacttgaccttcctttatttagtaagggttaactaaagtGGGACTagaatctaattctcatcacacctgataaggataactaggataggactttaatttctcataccttgccaagagctttattagttattaatttaatttcttgcaatttacttttcttgttcaacctatttaaaaaccccaaaaagatactttctccataaccaataataagaacacctctctgcaattccttgagaagacgacccgaggtttgaatacttcagttatcaattttattaggggtttgtcacttgtgacaaccaaaacttttgcatgaaaggattctctgttggtttagaaactatacctacaacgcaattatatttttaaatttctttaccgatagaaaatttgatcgtcaaaatggcgccgttgccgggaaattgcaaacgtgtgccttattattggttattataaatattttctttttgcttgtttatttgtttttatttttttttaatttttattagctactatggatTCTGACCCCTTTGGCTGTGAGCTTGGTTACAATCATgttacaggaagaggagattacaatgaaagcttgggtcatggatgggacaatcaaagatgggaggagccacaaggatttgatcaaccctcttggcaataaCCACCTCCAAggcactatcaacaaccattctatgatacGTACCAAGATAATAGTTATGGTGGATCTCTTTgtgacaatcaacacccaccacaaaatacctatgaacccccttctccatgtaattttgaaccaccatactcacaagccccttaccacttaacaccaccatatgaccctaacccatatccacaataccaaccaccatatgacccatatgaaccacacataaaACCACCCCAATCCCAAAACAGTTGCCCCCCTTCAACTTCCTATGACAATATGCTTCAAAATTATGCACAAGGACAAAAGACCATGGAAAGCACGCTTGTCAGTCTGACCTCTGCTATACACACTCTCATCTCCCAGATTGGACCATCGAATGCctccaacaatcaaccctcaattaatagtgcacttccttttcaaccacataatgatctctccagcctatcaccaccctccatggtaGAGCACCCAcattcatcaatccaagagcaagatgatcccagtaatgctattgacatggaacaataaagaaggaatcatcttcacgaatccatacttcataagaagctagaggaggccctgaGGGCAgcggtaggagagacccttgaagatgaaagaatcgttgaaaggagttgtcatagaaaagaaatcatcaaggagaagtacaattttatacttaaacaactggacaaagcagcaattattgaaaaggaaaaagtggttgcaaacttaggagatgttgaacctccatgggaaggtcaagtcatagagcctccttccaaggtgtttgatgttgatgttgaggaaggtgtacaacctccaaggcatatcatagttaaagacttggaagaggttgatcaagagatggagattcaagaagaagaggcacaacctcccatgcccttagtgagcaatgaagaagagattgaattggaagaaagctaccaagaggaagaggttgatattgaagaagcttgcaaagaggtggtagttgtcaaagaagaacacaaaggagtggaacttccaagttcattagaaacacctcttcCAAGGCCATTAttgtccaacacaacattcaagtgggtaaaatacctatccttaacctttactttctcacttgaatatgggctacttgagacggatggtcagcttagaactctttgtggctttaagagtaagaggaaaatggttaGTGGTAGAAGTTGTCctgcaagattcaatatggttGTATGCTCCCAGTTGAACTGCAAAGGTTGGTGCAGAGcttgattgaatgggtctaggaagctattTTGATGTCTTAGTGggaattcagattgcttaccacccagatggaatcatgatgatcaacttgaagacgggtgtagaatcaagatttgggatccagaaatatatgaggatcaattttggaagctcaaagcttgtgaagaactccatcaaagcttgaggaatttacttggtattgatagagcttattggaagtccaagcattggtggaagtttcaagacgagttcaagcacaagccgccatgaaaaggagctcaccaaatgtccaacttaaggactttaactaaaagtgctaggtgggagacaacccaccatggtatgatcgttctttttcagtttagttatattttgttttgttttattcttagttttatttcattctatttttcttagtgttcattcataatgtctgcattagcatctgcattttgcattctgcatactgcatattaaaaaaaaaggaggGATCGACGCGCACGTGTCATGTGTCTATGCGcccttgaacagagagttgcacgagAGACGCGCGGGAGTGGTGCGTGGTGCACAAACCATGCCAAGCGTTCGCGTACCTAACGCGTATGCATCCCCTATGAAAAATTCAAACCACATGTACGCgccattgacgcgcacgcgtgactatGTAAAATCGGCGTAAATGATGTTTGGCCAGAAAATTGTGttggtgtggggctggaactgtgctgggagcacaagcctcatcacgcgtacacgtccctgacgcgtgcgcgtcgcttttTCACAATGGCCATCCACCCGTACGCGtccccgacgcgtacgcgtcacttgaacTTTATGCGATCCACGcaacgcgtgctgtacgcgtacgtgtCGCATGCGACGCATGATTGAACCATCTCAGCGCCTGATTATCTttcccccaatcctaattatttttcattcctacttctttcattcttctttctttattttcttctccccctctactcttttatCCTTTTAATTTGCTGCATTTATTTATGGTTTCATTATTttggtttcttttcttctttctttttcatgcttTCTTATATTGGTGTTAGAATTCTATTTTGGTCATACCTTATTAAACTTGAGCTTGTGGATTTTCTGAGAAGTGATTTGACAATTGCACTTAATTTTGGcactcatatacatttggattatattattttcagtCCTATTTTCACATCGCACACCAAGTGTTTGCGAAAAAGCTCCTATGGCATTTTGAATCATATTTTGTTTTACTCTTCTACTTtcatgcctctttttcacaacacttggaTGCCatatgtatttgggattatcattcacgattgtcatcattacacatgctctttaTTTGGAACATCTGATACTTGATGCTTAAGCTATACTTCTCATGC contains:
- the LOC140176941 gene encoding uncharacterized protein translates to MISGGLGGGGLTKLSRKRHLKRVYQVGSETPDLPTISFTKEDGQGIIPRHDDPMVITMILENAHLHRTLVDKGSSTDILFKPAFDKLGLDERELKVYPDTLYGLGDMPIKPLGFIPLHTTFGKRENSKTLSIDFIVVDVGSAYNALIGRTTLNRLGAVVSTLHICMKFPTPKGIATVRGDQKLARKCYNESLNLRGKGKKVHTIELEG